The Pseudomonas graminis region AGCCCGCAGACGACCGCGACGATGGACCACCAGACGAACTTCAGCAGGCGTATCAAGGCTTTTGGATTTCCAGAAAAAAGAATGAGTTAGACGCAGGCATTTACAAATGAACACGCCTTGAAGCTTTGGTACACGAAAAAAACGCTGGGCATTATAAGCATTTTTCGTCGTCGAGCGTTATTTGCGCTACTGTCAAGTCAGCCGACAGTGGCACTGGACTAGAAATCATCCGTAAGTGACGGAAACGCATAGGGAATCGGTTGTGTTCGAACTCTTCAGTAAGAAGGCCAACACCCTTCTGGGGATCGATATTAGCTCCACCTCGGTCAAGCTCCTGGAGCTAAGTCGTTCCGGCAACCGTTACAAGGTCGAGTCTTATGCGGTCGAGCCACTGCCCGCCAACGCAGTGGTCGAAAAGAACATCGCGGAGCTCGAAGGTGTCGGCAGTGCTTTGACGCGTTTGCTGGTAAAAGCCAAGAGTAACGTCAAAATCGCGGCGGTTGCCGTCGCCGGTTCGGCTGTTATTACCAAGACCATCGAGATGGACGCAGGTCTTTCCGACGACGAGATGGAAAACCAGCTTAAGATCGAGGCCGATCAGTACATTCCCTATCCGCTCGAAGAAGTCGCCATCGACTTCGAAGTCCAAGGCTATTCGGCGCGCAATCCCGAACGCGTTGAGGTATTGCTCGCCGCCTGCCGCAAGGAAAACGTAGAAGTGCGCGAAGCCGCGCTGGCACTGGCCGGGCTCACCGCTCGCGTGGTCGACGTCGAAGCCTATGCCTTGGAGCGCTCGTTCGGTCTGCTGTCGGCGCAATTGGGCCAGGACCACGAACAGTTGACCGTCGCCGTCATCGACATCGGCGCGACCATGACCACCCTCAGCGTGCTGCACAACGGCCGCATCATCTATACGCGTGAACAATTATTTGGCGGTCGCCAGTTAACCGAAGAAATCCAGCGCCGTTATGGCTTGTCGGTCAGCGAGGCCGGGCTTGCGAAAAAGCAGGGCGGACTCCCCGACGACTACGTTATGGAAGTCCTGCAGCCGTTCAAGGACGC contains the following coding sequences:
- a CDS encoding pilus assembly protein PilM, which produces MFELFSKKANTLLGIDISSTSVKLLELSRSGNRYKVESYAVEPLPANAVVEKNIAELEGVGSALTRLLVKAKSNVKIAAVAVAGSAVITKTIEMDAGLSDDEMENQLKIEADQYIPYPLEEVAIDFEVQGYSARNPERVEVLLAACRKENVEVREAALALAGLTARVVDVEAYALERSFGLLSAQLGQDHEQLTVAVIDIGATMTTLSVLHNGRIIYTREQLFGGRQLTEEIQRRYGLSVSEAGLAKKQGGLPDDYVMEVLQPFKDAVVQQVSRSLQFFFAAGQYNRVDYIMLAGGTASISGLDRLIQERLGTPTLVANPFADMALSVKVNAGALASDAPALMIACGLALRSFD